The sequence CTTGGCTCTGGATGCAGACACTTTAGACCACAGAAGGGGCGGTGGAGCCACTCCAGCCCTTAAAATGAGGGCTGCCATGAGATCCTGCTGATCCAGGCTCGGGACCCTCTTCCCCAAGCTCCCTTGCAGCCATGCCCTACTCCTGGGATCCTCAAAagctccccttctcccccagtcACAGCCCCGTGGCGCCAGTTTCCCACTGCCTCCTCCCCCCACACTTCTGGAGACGACCGCGGGGGGGGGGCAGCCCTCTCAGCTCCAGGGTGGGAGCCGGGGACACCAGAAGGATTCACCATTTGCTGAACTGAACACAAGGACACTTTCatttcccaaaaggaaaaaaacccacccGGTTCTTTCAAGCATGACAGCCTCGGACGCCTTCCAGAGGCTGGACTTACTTCTTGGAGTAAAAAGCATCCTCCTCTTTGACTTCTGTCACGATCACTTTAGGGGGCTCCTCACTCTCTTCCTCTTCAGCACCTTAGACAGAACCCAGCCACAGGTAAGGCACGGCCCTGCCCTTCCCCGACTTGCCCCTCCACCCACTGGGCCTCTTCACTGAACCCCAGATTTGGCTAAGACTCGCCTCTGAGGCACCATGGCTCCCTGGTCCTGCCCTGTGCCCGGGACCATGAGGGGCTCACCCAGCCCCCCCTCCCCACCAGCACAGTGACCAGACTCCCCTTGAGGCACTACCTTTGCTGTCGCCAGCTGTTGCATCTGTGTGGCCCTCTGGCATTTTGGGGGAGAAGGAGACGGGGCTCGCCTGAGTCACGTCTTTGCCAAAAATGCCTGCATTTCCTGGAGAGAAGGAGAAGTTTGCCATTGGGCCAGAGCCCAGGGGGCCCAGGGCTGAGCTGTCGACCTTCCGGCCAAAGTGAAAGGAGGCGGCAGATGCCGCCGCCAGGGCCGGGGTCAGTTTCTTCTCCACTGATGCTTCGGTGCGCTTCTCCGCTGCCCCCTCGGCTTTGTCTGGGTGAAACAGAAAGGGGGAGTCTTGGGCTTTCTGGGATGGCCCCAGGACAGCGGGCCCAGGCACAGTCCCGAACGGCTGCCGGCCGGCTTCTCTCTCTGAGCTGCTGTCGCTGCTGTTGCCGGGCATCTGCTCGATGCTCGTGAGGTATCTCTCGTAGTCTTTGAAGATGGGAGTCAGGTCGCAGAGGGGGTTGGTGTCCACGTGCTTGACGATCCAGTCGCGCACGGAGCAGTTTAAGGCGGCGAGCTGTCGATGGTAGGCACTGGCGCTACAGGCCTTGCCCTGGGTGCTGTGGCTGGAGGACGAGGAAGGCTGCTGGCTGTCCCCGTTGGTCTTGAGGTCAGCGGCCTTCTTGTCTGCCCCCAAGGAAGCCGTCGGGCCATTGACTGTGCCACGGCCTGTTCGGAAGAAAGGGGTCTTTGGAGCAAAGGGTACCCATGCCCGCAACCTCCCCCGGCCTCCCAAACCAAGGACACAGGCACTACTGACGACGTTTCCCGAGGGAGGACTCGTGCAGAAAGGACCTAGACACACTCTGTGGCCATCTCTGTCGGAAACACCTCCTTGGTTGGCACCTGCCCCTTGCCCACAAAGTCCGTTTCATGGCTGGCTCTCCACACAGGCCTTGCTACACTTGCCCCTCCCAGCGGACAGTACAGAAGTGACCCCAAGGGGCACAGCCGCGGCTTTCCTCCCATCTGATGGGCCTCCAAATCTACCGACAGG comes from Sarcophilus harrisii chromosome 5, mSarHar1.11, whole genome shotgun sequence and encodes:
- the NUP50 gene encoding nuclear pore complex protein Nup50 isoform X3 is translated as MKFNLNLKYTRYKTMAKRIAEKELTDRNWDQEDDAEEVGTFSVASEEVLKNRAIKKAKRRAAVPECESGGAFKGFKGLVLPPGGGGGLSGFGNGTSIKTLEGLSNGSSMASVPTLALTKAAVEKKVVFGRGTVNGPTASLGADKKAADLKTNGDSQQPSSSSSHSTQGKACSASAYHRQLAALNCSVRDWIVKHVDTNPLCDLTPIFKDYERYLTSIEQMPGNSSDSSSEREAGRQPFGTVPGPAVLGPSQKAQDSPFLFHPDKAEGAAEKRTEASVEKKLTPALAAASAASFHFGRKVDSSALGPLGSGPMANFSFSPGNAGIFGKDVTQASPVSFSPKMPEGHTDATAGDSKGAEEEESEEPPKVIVTEVKEEDAFYSKKWSLASSPVSCLH
- the NUP50 gene encoding nuclear pore complex protein Nup50 isoform X1, producing MKFNLNLKYTRYKTMAKRIAEKELTDRNWDQEDDAEEVGTFSVASEEVLKNRAIKKAKRRAAVPECESGGAFKGFKGLVLPPGGGGGLSGFGNGTSIKTLEGLSNGSSMASVPTLALTKAAVEKKVVFGRGTVNGPTASLGADKKAADLKTNGDSQQPSSSSSHSTQGKACSASAYHRQLAALNCSVRDWIVKHVDTNPLCDLTPIFKDYERYLTSIEQMPGNSSDSSSEREAGRQPFGTVPGPAVLGPSQKAQDSPFLFHPDKAEGAAEKRTEASVEKKLTPALAAASAASFHFGRKVDSSALGPLGSGPMANFSFSPGNAGIFGKDVTQASPVSFSPKMPEGHTDATAGDSKGAEEEESEEPPKVIVTEVKEEDAFYSKKCKLFYKKDNEFKEKGVGTLHLKPAANQKTQLLVRADTNLGNILLNVLVPPNMPCSRTGKNNVLIVCVPNPPINEKSATVPVTMLIRVKTTEDADELHKILQEKKEV
- the NUP50 gene encoding nuclear pore complex protein Nup50 isoform X2, encoding MAKRIAEKELTDRNWDQEDDAEEVGTFSVASEEVLKNRAIKKAKRRAAVPECESGGAFKGFKGLVLPPGGGGGLSGFGNGTSIKTLEGLSNGSSMASVPTLALTKAAVEKKVVFGRGTVNGPTASLGADKKAADLKTNGDSQQPSSSSSHSTQGKACSASAYHRQLAALNCSVRDWIVKHVDTNPLCDLTPIFKDYERYLTSIEQMPGNSSDSSSEREAGRQPFGTVPGPAVLGPSQKAQDSPFLFHPDKAEGAAEKRTEASVEKKLTPALAAASAASFHFGRKVDSSALGPLGSGPMANFSFSPGNAGIFGKDVTQASPVSFSPKMPEGHTDATAGDSKGAEEEESEEPPKVIVTEVKEEDAFYSKKCKLFYKKDNEFKEKGVGTLHLKPAANQKTQLLVRADTNLGNILLNVLVPPNMPCSRTGKNNVLIVCVPNPPINEKSATVPVTMLIRVKTTEDADELHKILQEKKEV